A genomic stretch from Flavobacterium humidisoli includes:
- a CDS encoding ROK family protein, producing MNTSYAIGLDIGGTHITAAVIDKAEMKVLDFSLCKESFDSNMPADQVMSIWKKVISTAIENSKIKDIAGIAICMPGPFDYKNGICWIKDQSKYEHFYGLNIRELLLETLDFPADFPILFENDAVCFGKGEVFKQQENLSKKVMAVTLGTGLGACFIDKGTSISSGNSVPADGEIYNLSYKDGVAEDYVSVRGLLSHYKSLSGSDLNNGLELYNLAKNGDQKAIEVFKRMGEDLATVAIPWIANFTADHIIIGGKIANASDLFLSSFNKTIQKSGSEIQVSISNDNEVAALLGAVSFLCD from the coding sequence ATGAATACATCATACGCCATTGGGCTGGATATAGGAGGAACGCACATTACAGCTGCGGTTATTGATAAAGCAGAAATGAAAGTTCTTGACTTTTCGCTTTGTAAAGAATCTTTTGATTCAAATATGCCAGCAGATCAGGTTATGAGTATCTGGAAAAAAGTAATCAGCACCGCAATAGAAAATTCTAAGATTAAAGATATTGCAGGAATTGCAATTTGCATGCCTGGACCATTTGATTATAAAAATGGTATTTGCTGGATTAAAGATCAATCTAAATATGAACATTTTTACGGATTAAACATTCGAGAATTGCTTTTGGAAACTCTAGATTTTCCTGCAGATTTTCCAATTCTTTTTGAAAATGACGCTGTTTGTTTTGGAAAAGGAGAAGTTTTTAAACAACAGGAAAATCTTTCTAAAAAAGTAATGGCTGTAACATTAGGAACAGGATTAGGAGCTTGTTTTATTGACAAAGGAACATCAATAAGTTCAGGTAATTCTGTTCCCGCTGATGGCGAAATATACAATCTATCTTATAAAGATGGAGTTGCAGAAGATTATGTTTCGGTTAGAGGTCTTTTATCCCATTACAAATCATTAAGTGGTAGCGATCTTAATAATGGTTTAGAACTTTACAATTTAGCGAAAAATGGAGATCAGAAGGCAATTGAGGTATTTAAAAGAATGGGAGAGGACTTAGCAACAGTCGCAATTCCATGGATTGCCAACTTTACAGCAGATCATATTATTATTGGTGGAAAAATTGCCAATGCAAGCGATTTGTTTTTGTCTTCATTTAACAAAACAATTCAGAAATCTGGTTCCGAAATTCAAGTTTCCATTTCAAATGACAATGAAGTTGCAGCCTTATTAGGAGCAGTCAGTTTTCTTTGTGATTAA
- a CDS encoding abortive infection family protein, whose amino-acid sequence MDKFKEHIYSWLTELEEDTAAAFLSQCEINQIYIDTLFSMDSDMESYLYEVIIDVPLKTYRRLDEYSLETKAIESAIRESGESEGIHVRDLTWRPYLREENKKQADEKAEIITEFLTQEYVNKQIRLMNKSVESNPHLAVGISKELIETCCKHILTEKNIEFDKTWDVSKLVKEANKNINLLPFEVENAELGKASVAKILAGFSNIAHGITELRNSYGTGHGHSPEFKSLDSIYAKLAVSASSELAIFYLRLLQLGGKKI is encoded by the coding sequence ATGGATAAATTTAAAGAGCACATCTACAGCTGGCTAACAGAACTGGAAGAAGATACTGCCGCTGCATTTTTAAGTCAATGCGAAATTAATCAAATCTACATCGACACCCTATTCTCGATGGACAGCGATATGGAAAGCTATCTGTATGAAGTTATTATAGATGTTCCTTTAAAGACATACCGTAGACTAGATGAGTATTCATTAGAAACAAAAGCCATCGAATCGGCAATTAGGGAGTCTGGCGAGTCTGAAGGAATTCACGTAAGAGATTTAACATGGCGGCCTTATCTCCGGGAAGAAAATAAAAAACAGGCAGATGAGAAAGCCGAAATTATTACCGAATTTCTTACCCAGGAGTACGTAAATAAACAAATCAGGCTTATGAATAAGTCTGTTGAAAGCAATCCTCATTTAGCTGTAGGAATTTCAAAAGAGCTTATTGAAACATGCTGCAAACATATATTGACAGAAAAAAATATAGAATTTGATAAGACCTGGGATGTCTCCAAATTGGTTAAGGAAGCCAACAAGAATATAAATTTACTTCCATTTGAAGTAGAAAATGCAGAACTAGGAAAAGCATCGGTGGCGAAAATTTTAGCAGGTTTCTCAAACATTGCCCATGGGATAACTGAACTACGGAATTCATACGGAACCGGGCATGGTCATTCCCCTGAGTTTAAAAGTCTTGATTCCATATATGCAAAACTTGCAGTTTCAGCCTCCAGCGAACTTGCAATATTTTATTTGCGCCTTCTACAATTAGGGGGTAAAAAAATATAA
- a CDS encoding ATP-binding protein, which yields MTNFSNSYFGKNLEELDYSDITAFFNAEKEESDKIEFKAYHPQFGNLGKNLEGVIRGICAFLNSSGGLLIWGAPLAKKLHDITIFQGNLSPVSDLLEKDSLISRISDSITPLPINININILEQDKNYIYVFEVQQSNYSPHQFKNTYWARLDGQTKPAPHYLIEALFKKITYPNIEGYINLEKFGSYDHKRSYLDISIIIINFSELQNEYDVSYRVLCPQARFEGSLKPSLSPNYQMQGHEFINNGHIKILHFGSPDKLSQKLVFDLEEIQEKNQSEIDIVLIFGGKNSPLKFSEYKLNFSLGRISGNNPAELLSYKLENITAAEKQKKLGTTRENLLKTILKR from the coding sequence ATGACTAACTTTTCAAATAGTTATTTTGGAAAAAACCTGGAGGAACTTGATTATTCGGATATAACGGCATTCTTTAATGCAGAAAAGGAAGAGTCTGATAAGATCGAATTTAAAGCCTATCATCCTCAATTCGGTAATCTCGGTAAGAATCTGGAAGGGGTAATCAGAGGCATTTGCGCTTTTTTAAACTCCAGCGGAGGCCTTTTAATCTGGGGTGCACCTTTGGCAAAAAAATTGCATGACATAACAATTTTTCAAGGAAACCTCTCGCCAGTATCAGATCTATTAGAGAAAGATTCTCTGATTAGCAGAATATCTGATTCAATTACACCTCTTCCAATAAATATCAATATAAATATTTTAGAGCAAGACAAAAATTACATTTATGTTTTTGAAGTGCAGCAAAGCAACTACAGTCCCCACCAGTTCAAAAATACATATTGGGCAAGACTGGACGGCCAGACAAAACCAGCTCCGCATTACCTAATCGAAGCTTTGTTTAAAAAAATTACATATCCCAACATTGAAGGCTATATAAATCTTGAAAAATTTGGCAGTTATGATCACAAAAGGTCTTATCTAGACATTTCTATAATTATTATTAATTTTTCAGAGTTGCAGAATGAATATGACGTTTCCTACAGGGTTTTATGTCCACAGGCGCGTTTTGAAGGAAGCTTAAAACCTTCACTTTCTCCGAACTATCAAATGCAGGGACATGAGTTTATAAATAATGGTCATATTAAGATACTGCACTTTGGATCACCTGATAAACTAAGCCAAAAGCTTGTTTTTGACTTAGAGGAGATACAAGAGAAGAATCAATCCGAAATAGACATAGTACTAATTTTTGGGGGCAAAAATTCGCCTCTAAAATTCTCAGAATACAAACTTAATTTTTCACTCGGCAGAATTTCAGGCAACAATCCAGCTGAGTTATTAAGTTATAAACTTGAGAATATTACGGCTGCAGAAAAACAGAAGAAGCTTGGTACTACAAGAGAAAATCTATTAAAGACTATTTTAAAAAGATAA
- a CDS encoding DEAD/DEAH box helicase — protein MLDENFLHESIINRQISKRYGRDSYIETIEQYNRSAEVFSSVKTKDTAYIAPTSYGKSSIVREVILQNEFNRIAVIVPTKSLITQTYNDIRKLNLNYKLILHDEMYTGQEKFIGILTQERATRLINKFNICFDILFIDEAHNLLSTDSRNLLLSRLIMLNYKSNKNQRLLFLSPLVSDISNLKIKNTSEGPIAESVIKHNLKAYEVFYLDKRNRLSAYNRFTDDLYPLASNTNFIDYITTRSKEKNFVYNYRPKNVEKIAEEIYNNISVEIESPTIRKISKVIETEISEDINVVQYILKGIVYLHGKMPTILKEYLEYNYKELPEFKYVVANSVILEGINFPIDNLYITSTFGLKAKGLNNLIGRVNRLNYVFRENSIEKIISNIHFVDSETYTDSRSNMINKIVLLREHTFTDENKNPLLENYNVDNLGLSRYEKESKIIKDNRIIDATDFLINREAKNQSDRIKLNFIENNIDDFYKNVDTIIPTVISNIQKITDPDNVIQTIYEVFIQNLSYEIKDFEVERLKNEKARNYYKYYIELFQLFGLKEKINDTIKYFEIKAQTADPFLYIGSSFGDTIRQSAVYTNSETQQEVYINLQDKNRQRLANIALIKIKLEEDFVSFKIKKLIAFLFDFNLISEKAYFLAVYGTADVNLINLTRIGLGPNIIRLLNENEQIKNIQFDDNGNLISNSDFKQFIRRQPELVQFEINKYVR, from the coding sequence ATGCTGGATGAAAACTTCCTGCATGAATCCATAATAAATCGGCAGATCAGTAAACGTTATGGCCGAGACAGCTATATAGAAACAATTGAACAGTACAATAGGTCAGCAGAAGTTTTCAGCAGTGTTAAAACAAAAGACACAGCCTATATTGCACCGACTTCGTATGGTAAAAGTTCAATTGTGCGAGAAGTAATCCTCCAGAATGAGTTTAACAGGATTGCTGTTATAGTTCCGACAAAATCACTTATCACACAAACTTACAATGACATACGAAAACTAAACCTAAACTATAAACTTATACTCCATGACGAAATGTACACCGGTCAGGAGAAATTTATTGGAATTCTTACTCAGGAAAGGGCAACAAGGCTGATTAATAAATTCAATATCTGTTTTGATATTTTATTTATAGATGAGGCTCATAATTTATTAAGTACTGATAGCCGTAATTTACTCCTTTCCAGGCTTATAATGCTTAATTATAAAAGTAATAAAAACCAGAGATTATTGTTTTTATCACCGCTTGTATCTGATATTTCAAATTTAAAAATAAAAAACACCTCTGAAGGTCCAATAGCAGAAAGCGTTATAAAACATAACTTAAAAGCATATGAAGTCTTTTATCTGGACAAAAGAAACAGATTATCAGCTTACAATCGATTTACTGATGATTTGTACCCTTTAGCATCAAATACTAATTTCATTGACTACATTACAACCAGATCAAAGGAAAAAAACTTTGTATACAATTACAGACCAAAAAATGTCGAAAAAATTGCAGAAGAAATATATAATAATATTTCGGTTGAAATTGAAAGTCCCACTATCCGCAAAATTTCCAAAGTAATAGAAACTGAGATTTCCGAAGACATAAATGTTGTTCAGTATATTTTAAAGGGCATCGTTTATCTCCACGGAAAAATGCCGACAATATTAAAAGAATACCTTGAATATAATTACAAAGAACTGCCTGAATTCAAATATGTTGTAGCAAACTCAGTTATTCTGGAAGGCATCAATTTCCCAATTGATAACCTTTACATTACATCTACTTTTGGCTTGAAAGCAAAAGGACTGAATAATTTAATAGGAAGGGTCAACAGGCTTAATTATGTTTTCAGGGAAAACTCAATAGAAAAAATCATTTCTAACATACATTTTGTTGACAGTGAAACTTACACCGATTCCAGAAGCAACATGATAAACAAGATAGTCCTGCTTCGTGAGCATACATTCACAGATGAAAATAAGAATCCGCTGCTGGAAAATTATAATGTCGATAATTTAGGATTAAGCAGATATGAGAAGGAATCCAAAATTATAAAAGATAATAGGATAATTGATGCTACTGATTTTCTAATCAATAGAGAGGCTAAAAACCAGAGTGACAGAATTAAATTAAACTTTATTGAAAACAACATAGACGATTTTTATAAAAATGTTGATACCATAATTCCTACTGTCATTTCAAACATTCAGAAGATTACAGATCCTGATAATGTGATTCAGACAATTTATGAAGTCTTCATACAGAACCTTTCTTATGAAATAAAGGATTTTGAAGTGGAACGTTTAAAAAATGAAAAGGCAAGAAATTATTATAAATACTATATTGAACTATTCCAGCTGTTTGGTTTAAAGGAAAAAATTAACGATACTATTAAATATTTTGAAATAAAGGCTCAAACTGCTGATCCGTTTTTGTATATAGGCAGTTCTTTTGGTGATACAATTAGACAATCAGCTGTTTACACTAATTCTGAAACCCAGCAAGAAGTTTACATTAATCTCCAAGATAAAAATAGACAGCGACTGGCAAATATTGCTCTTATAAAGATAAAACTGGAAGAGGATTTTGTCAGTTTTAAAATTAAAAAGCTTATCGCATTTTTGTTTGATTTCAATCTCATAAGTGAAAAGGCATACTTTCTAGCTGTATATGGAACTGCTGACGTTAATTTAATCAATCTGACAAGGATAGGACTTGGTCCTAATATAATAAGGCTTTTAAATGAAAACGAGCAGATTAAGAACATTCAGTTTGATGATAACGGCAATTTGATTTCTAACAGTGATTTTAAGCAGTTCATTCGCAGACAGCCTGAACTTGTGCAGTTCGAAATAAACAAATATGTTAGATAA
- a CDS encoding site-specific integrase yields the protein MADASALRYENLVSDNNNDLWILVNKTKTSLHENVPLLPPAYRIINKYKQLQSTLLPAISNQKMNEYLKEIAAVCGIKKKLTWYTARHTFATTVTLGNGIRIENVSSMMGHANILQTQHYAKVLDINIKEDMKKLLDKYR from the coding sequence ATGGCAGATGCCTCTGCTCTTAGATACGAGAATCTTGTTTCTGACAACAACAATGATCTCTGGATTCTGGTAAACAAAACAAAGACTTCATTACATGAAAACGTTCCGCTGCTTCCTCCAGCATACAGAATAATCAACAAATACAAACAACTGCAGTCAACGCTTCTGCCTGCCATATCAAATCAGAAGATGAATGAATACCTCAAGGAAATCGCAGCAGTATGCGGCATCAAAAAGAAACTGACATGGTACACGGCACGGCATACTTTTGCCACAACAGTAACCTTGGGAAATGGGATCAGAATAGAAAACGTTTCATCAATGATGGGACATGCAAATATCTTGCAGACTCAGCATTATGCCAAAGTATTGGATATAAACATAAAAGAAGATATGAAAAAACTATTGGATAAGTATAGATAG
- a CDS encoding phage integrase SAM-like domain-containing protein, whose amino-acid sequence MLSNFIKEEYHKEDLGWKSVSSNFINNLELFLRYQSTFKGHIGIRNNSTVKYMRMYKTAFNYALKSGLIEKNPFDLYQGKVIETDAVYLTPTELKTIEITEITAGRLVKNQRHLHILLLYRIWQMPLLLDTRILFLTTTMISGFW is encoded by the coding sequence CTGCTTTCTAATTTTATCAAGGAAGAATATCACAAAGAGGACTTGGGATGGAAATCTGTAAGCAGCAATTTTATCAATAATCTGGAATTGTTCCTTAGGTACCAAAGCACTTTCAAAGGTCATATAGGGATCAGAAACAATTCAACTGTAAAGTACATGCGCATGTACAAAACTGCTTTCAACTATGCCCTCAAGTCAGGCTTAATCGAAAAAAACCCTTTCGATCTGTACCAAGGAAAAGTAATCGAAACAGATGCAGTTTATCTGACTCCTACAGAATTAAAAACGATAGAAATAACTGAAATTACTGCAGGACGGTTAGTAAAAAACCAGAGACATCTTCATATTCTGCTGTTATACAGGATATGGCAGATGCCTCTGCTCTTAGATACGAGAATCTTGTTTCTGACAACAACAATGATCTCTGGATTCTGGTAA
- a CDS encoding Arm DNA-binding domain-containing protein: MLKIYFFLKLGKLNWKNESPVYVRLWHEHDSITISTGHYITKERWDFTNKLRRVLRLEEEKTLRRSLDAFQLAIEKKFNEIIRRDESFSLRTLKNELKGKTHDKITVLSILEIHISYFSRKVNHDE; encoded by the coding sequence ATGCTCAAGATTTATTTTTTTCTAAAACTTGGAAAGCTGAACTGGAAAAACGAATCTCCGGTTTATGTTCGCCTCTGGCATGAACATGACTCAATTACAATATCAACAGGTCATTATATAACTAAAGAAAGATGGGATTTTACAAACAAGCTCCGAAGGGTGCTCAGGCTGGAAGAAGAAAAAACACTCCGCAGAAGCCTGGATGCTTTTCAACTGGCAATTGAGAAAAAATTCAACGAAATAATCCGTAGAGATGAAAGCTTTTCCCTTCGTACGCTCAAAAATGAACTTAAAGGCAAAACGCATGACAAAATTACTGTCTTAAGCATTCTCGAAATCCATATCAGTTATTTCAGCAGGAAAGTTAATCATGATGAATGA
- a CDS encoding Ca2+-dependent phosphoinositide-specific phospholipase C has product MKRLSINLFFFIFTYSQQTPYNKNYEIACHNCYLPIYKSISDVLKYTSAIEIDVWDNFQGFGDLLKTGNKMNQDWYVKHDFYQKGNVNCFGGSFRECLNSLKKWSDEHKNHHVLTIFIDKKENWSDSAETRKPNDLDLILISIMGKENILTPLKLLKGEKNLKDAVLSNSLPSLDSLKGKFIFVITNSTEITKRNPLDEYLSAQKNEAICFVAPEINSENEIQTPFKNSPENCKNVIFYNMNYKNKILSSNINSINCISRIYDVPEEKIVTMN; this is encoded by the coding sequence ATGAAAAGACTTAGCATCAACTTATTTTTTTTTATCTTTACATATAGTCAACAGACTCCTTATAATAAAAACTATGAAATTGCTTGTCACAACTGTTACTTACCAATATATAAAAGCATATCAGATGTTTTAAAATATACGTCAGCCATTGAGATAGATGTTTGGGATAATTTTCAAGGTTTTGGGGATTTATTGAAAACTGGAAACAAAATGAATCAAGATTGGTATGTTAAGCATGATTTTTATCAAAAAGGTAATGTAAATTGTTTTGGAGGTTCTTTTAGAGAATGTTTAAATTCATTAAAAAAATGGAGTGATGAACATAAAAATCATCATGTTTTGACCATATTTATAGATAAGAAAGAAAATTGGAGTGATTCCGCTGAAACAAGAAAACCTAATGATTTAGATTTAATTCTTATATCTATAATGGGAAAAGAAAATATACTTACGCCCTTAAAACTACTTAAAGGCGAAAAAAATTTAAAAGACGCTGTTTTATCAAATTCTCTACCATCACTTGATTCTCTAAAAGGAAAATTTATTTTTGTTATTACTAATTCAACTGAAATTACAAAGCGAAATCCACTTGACGAATATTTGTCGGCACAAAAAAATGAGGCAATTTGCTTCGTTGCTCCTGAAATTAATAGTGAAAATGAAATACAAACTCCTTTTAAAAACTCTCCTGAAAATTGTAAAAACGTAATATTTTATAATATGAATTATAAGAATAAAATTCTATCTTCAAATATAAATTCAATAAACTGCATAAGCAGAATATATGATGTGCCTGAGGAAAAGATAGTTACAATGAATTGA
- a CDS encoding IS3 family transposase produces MENTRKKWPLEFKICAVTISNQYKSVLTVAQELGISKNSLQHWKKLYKDGKLTLEKKSDLDTNQKEIIRLKKEIKNIQIEKDILESSTGIILQKRRLRYKFIMKNCDKFPIIKMCKIFKVDPSCFYRWRKDLSTSRAERKIFITSEILRIYHWSQGRYGSIRITKELSAIGINVSRTYVGKIMLENDLKRVAKLKFKRTTISSPKYPAADNLLNQEFKVRNQNQVWVSDITYIQTKKGWAYLTAVIDLFDRKVIGWSISKTMKAIDTTIAAFKKALRNRPLIRSQKLIFHSDRGIQYACKAFVYILSKSDQITQSMSRKGNCYDNAVAESFFKTIKSELIYQNQYTSIQKAKTSVTNYIKNFYNTCRRHSALEYLTIEEFQKQCISVLPL; encoded by the coding sequence ATGGAAAATACTCGAAAAAAGTGGCCGTTGGAATTTAAAATTTGTGCCGTCACAATCAGTAATCAATATAAAAGTGTATTAACTGTAGCTCAAGAACTGGGCATCAGTAAAAATAGCCTCCAACATTGGAAAAAACTTTACAAGGATGGAAAACTGACCCTTGAGAAAAAATCAGATTTAGATACTAACCAGAAAGAAATAATAAGATTAAAAAAAGAAATCAAAAATATTCAAATAGAAAAGGATATCTTAGAAAGCAGCACAGGAATTATTTTACAGAAAAGACGGCTTCGCTATAAATTCATCATGAAAAACTGTGATAAATTTCCAATTATTAAGATGTGTAAAATTTTCAAGGTAGATCCAAGCTGTTTCTACAGATGGAGGAAAGACCTTTCAACGAGCAGAGCTGAAAGAAAAATATTTATAACATCTGAAATTCTAAGAATTTATCATTGGAGCCAAGGAAGGTACGGAAGCATAAGAATCACTAAAGAACTTTCAGCAATAGGCATAAATGTATCCCGCACGTATGTTGGAAAGATAATGCTAGAGAATGATCTTAAACGGGTCGCAAAACTAAAGTTCAAAAGAACTACAATCTCCTCTCCCAAATATCCTGCAGCTGACAATTTACTAAATCAGGAATTTAAAGTTAGAAACCAAAACCAGGTCTGGGTATCTGACATTACTTACATCCAAACTAAGAAAGGCTGGGCATACCTTACCGCAGTAATAGACCTCTTCGATCGTAAAGTTATAGGCTGGTCCATAAGCAAAACCATGAAAGCAATAGACACAACTATAGCCGCTTTTAAGAAGGCCTTGCGCAACCGCCCATTAATTCGAAGCCAAAAATTAATATTTCATTCAGACCGCGGAATCCAATATGCTTGCAAAGCCTTTGTCTACATTTTATCTAAAAGTGATCAGATTACTCAGAGTATGAGCAGAAAAGGAAACTGCTACGACAATGCAGTTGCGGAAAGCTTTTTCAAGACAATTAAATCAGAGTTAATTTATCAAAACCAATATACATCTATTCAAAAGGCAAAAACATCAGTCACCAATTATATCAAAAATTTCTACAACACCTGCAGAAGACATTCAGCTCTTGAATATTTAACAATCGAAGAATTCCAAAAACAATGTATTAGTGTTTTACCTCTTTAA
- a CDS encoding peptidoglycan-binding protein LysM, whose product MLYIPEPSYEDYLTYKIKKGDTLLSVAQDLGVEPYRLRSYHNQFVPSTKDLIEADFPPHLEYLILEPEKAALTDKEKEQNRTKINTKGSFKLSLDNSHINNSYAVLYSIEKGQNVYHIKQEFNVKWRAKNEDGYSFFEVNRIGDLYINDTRTSTMAHEIAEKASTALYPLLVVVDQTGKWVYINNFNRIEERWVETKKQIREYYKGEVVEKYISIYDRNLEDSDSLYISLSRDWFLNAFFNEIHIEYPTSLSIQKEQEFPFMAKSDNLNFKVEQKVDEYLDIDNFLVIDISGKLNDQRTKTDIEKELGLPVKEYSEEKVTGNYRAKYFLNPQNHIPEVVFISCDLALETPQKFSVTISNKDDQKEMSVKPKAQLFVEEIESKKKWWQF is encoded by the coding sequence ATGCTCTACATTCCAGAACCTTCGTATGAAGACTATTTAACGTATAAGATTAAAAAAGGAGATACTCTGCTTAGTGTGGCTCAAGATTTGGGCGTTGAACCTTACCGTCTCAGAAGTTACCATAACCAATTTGTTCCATCTACAAAAGACTTAATCGAAGCAGATTTTCCCCCTCATCTCGAATATCTTATTTTGGAGCCTGAAAAGGCTGCGCTTACTGATAAAGAAAAAGAACAAAACCGAACAAAAATAAACACTAAAGGTTCCTTTAAACTTTCTCTTGACAATTCGCATATCAACAATTCATACGCCGTTCTTTACTCTATTGAAAAAGGACAAAATGTATATCATATAAAACAAGAATTCAATGTAAAGTGGAGAGCCAAAAATGAAGATGGATATTCTTTTTTTGAGGTTAACCGAATTGGAGATCTTTACATAAATGATACTCGAACCTCAACAATGGCACACGAAATTGCAGAAAAAGCTTCTACAGCCTTATATCCTCTATTGGTTGTAGTTGATCAAACCGGAAAATGGGTTTACATTAATAACTTTAATCGAATTGAAGAACGTTGGGTCGAAACCAAAAAACAGATTCGAGAATATTACAAAGGCGAAGTAGTTGAAAAATACATTTCTATTTATGATCGGAATTTAGAAGACAGCGATTCCTTATATATTTCACTTTCAAGAGACTGGTTTCTTAATGCTTTTTTCAACGAAATTCATATTGAATATCCTACCTCTTTGAGCATTCAGAAAGAACAGGAATTTCCATTCATGGCTAAAAGCGACAATCTTAATTTTAAGGTTGAACAAAAAGTAGATGAATACTTAGACATCGATAACTTTTTAGTAATTGACATTAGCGGGAAATTAAATGACCAGCGAACCAAGACTGATATAGAAAAAGAATTAGGTCTGCCCGTAAAAGAATATTCCGAAGAAAAAGTTACAGGCAATTACAGAGCAAAATATTTTCTAAATCCACAAAATCATATCCCTGAAGTCGTTTTTATAAGCTGCGATTTGGCATTAGAAACCCCTCAAAAATTTTCGGTGACCATATCCAACAAAGACGATCAAAAAGAAATGAGCGTGAAACCCAAAGCGCAATTATTTGTTGAAGAAATAGAATCTAAAAAGAAGTGGTGGCAATTTTAA
- a CDS encoding DUF4280 domain-containing protein encodes MSEKHFAVQGATCKCKFSEDPSKTDKIKVKSQNKHFGNDKEGSEKLIATSKEIGQTLEKNTFGKCKKQPVGNSFMVCQATITKWSGFYEKVTLSNEGKILLEDSKATCPMGAPDCIEITDHGQTAEPGEQNFKNTEPMVHNLINPMVDVRDMYTKEAKHEGIKFD; translated from the coding sequence ATGAGCGAAAAACATTTTGCAGTACAAGGCGCCACTTGCAAATGCAAGTTTAGCGAAGATCCTTCTAAAACGGATAAAATTAAAGTCAAATCGCAAAATAAACATTTTGGAAATGACAAAGAAGGTTCGGAAAAACTTATAGCAACATCCAAAGAAATCGGTCAGACTTTAGAAAAAAACACCTTTGGGAAATGCAAAAAACAACCCGTTGGAAACAGTTTTATGGTTTGCCAAGCCACAATTACAAAGTGGAGTGGTTTTTATGAAAAAGTAACTCTTAGTAACGAAGGCAAAATATTACTCGAAGACAGCAAAGCAACCTGCCCAATGGGAGCGCCCGATTGTATTGAAATTACAGATCACGGACAAACCGCAGAACCTGGCGAACAGAATTTTAAAAATACGGAACCTATGGTACATAATCTTATAAACCCGATGGTTGATGTTAGAGATATGTACACAAAGGAAGCGAAGCATGAAGGAATAAAATTTGACTAA